The window TTGATTGACTGCGCTCTGCGGCTTGCAAAACTTTTGGACACACCGCAAGATGTTTCATTTCTGGCACCGATGATCATTCGCGAAATTTATTACCGTTTGCTGATGGGTGAACAAAGCGAAGCAGTTCGCCAAATTGCCACTGCTGGCAGCACTATGCAACGCATTGCTGAGGTGATCAAACACATCAAAGCGGAGCTGACGAAGCCGTTACGGGTTGAGGATCTGGCTGAGCAGGTGAATATGTCCGTTTCTTCATTCCATCGCCACTTCAAAACAGTCACCTCCATGAGTCCGCTGCAATATCAAAAACAATTGCGACTGTTAACCGCACGTCAGATAATGCTTGCTGAAAATGCTGATGCAACTCAAGCTGCTTATCAAGTCGGGTATGAGAGTCCTTCACAGTTCAGCCGCGAATATGCCCGGATGTTTGGTGCACCGCCTATTCGGGATATTGAACGTTTACGGACAGCTTAAACATTGGGCGTTGCTGAATAGAAGTATGATTTTCGTGCTTGAGCCTTATGCAGCCCTCACCCTAGCCCTCTCCCAAAGGAGAGGGAACAAGAGTTTTAGCTCCCTTCTCCTGCGGGAGAAGGGTTGGGGATGAGGGTAATTCATATTTGCATTCAGCAAAGCCAAACATTGCTATCTCATGAGGCTCTGATGATTGTTTAGTCTAAATTCTGACTGAGCGCGATCGCTGCCCAACATAGGCCCTGAGCCGGACGGTGTCAACAAGGAATGTTGAATCAATTTTCCTGATTGAGTTTCTAGAGTTTTCACGCAATAGCAATCTAGCTTCATGTTGAGCTTCTTATTCTAATTGAAGCTTCAACATTAGCCTGGTTTGGTTTCATTGATTGTCCCTATTATTTTTAGGTTCTTTTTTACTGCTTAGATTGTTCAATCAATCTATTAAAAGTGCAATCAGTGTTGACT of the Leptolyngbya sp. 'hensonii' genome contains:
- a CDS encoding AraC family transcriptional regulator, yielding MTIDTLSHKSAIDQCAELAALVDRHTDKQGNGVHATAIAPLEFTRECNPVAAMPSVSEPLFAIVIQGQKELWLNEETFRYSVAQYLVLSVDLPVSACVTEATSTQPYLGFKLKLDPAQFCEIIAQTQPCMSQKEPVKGWFVSNAEPSLIDCALRLAKLLDTPQDVSFLAPMIIREIYYRLLMGEQSEAVRQIATAGSTMQRIAEVIKHIKAELTKPLRVEDLAEQVNMSVSSFHRHFKTVTSMSPLQYQKQLRLLTARQIMLAENADATQAAYQVGYESPSQFSREYARMFGAPPIRDIERLRTA